In Bradyrhizobium guangxiense, the following are encoded in one genomic region:
- a CDS encoding cupin, producing the protein MPIKDQIKNFAKKLVEDRPDEATLRALVPTRQPAALRFRDDGIVPNNPNFPVLFYRGAVQLKGRRFSPDVIIDTLFDTNGWGRSWRDTVYDFVHYHSQIHEVMGVARGTARIECGGIKGRILNVKAGDVLVLPAGTGHRLIESSRDFLVVGAYPQNGTYDECTDTRERPDAIKRIAKVRKPKTDPVMGADGPLLDAWRRERPRS; encoded by the coding sequence ATGCCGATCAAGGACCAGATCAAGAATTTCGCCAAGAAGCTGGTGGAGGACCGTCCCGATGAGGCGACGCTACGGGCGTTGGTGCCTACGCGACAACCGGCCGCCCTCCGTTTTCGCGACGACGGCATCGTGCCGAACAATCCGAATTTTCCGGTGCTGTTCTATCGCGGCGCGGTGCAATTGAAGGGCCGGCGCTTTTCCCCCGACGTCATCATCGACACGCTGTTCGATACCAACGGCTGGGGCCGGTCATGGCGCGATACTGTCTATGACTTCGTCCACTACCATTCACAGATCCATGAAGTCATGGGCGTGGCGCGCGGCACAGCCAGGATCGAGTGCGGCGGCATCAAGGGCCGCATCCTCAATGTCAAGGCGGGGGACGTTCTGGTCCTGCCCGCGGGCACGGGACACCGGCTGATCGAGTCCAGCCGGGATTTTCTGGTCGTCGGCGCGTATCCGCAGAATGGAACCTATGACGAGTGCACCGACACGCGCGAACGTCCCGACGCCATCAAGCGCATCGCCAAGGTCCGCAAGCCCAAGACGGATCCGGTCATGGGAGCCGACGGTCCGCTGCTCGACGCGTGGCGGCGAGAGCGGCCGCGATCCTGA
- a CDS encoding Crp/Fnr family transcriptional regulator — protein MPHPKFIARLQAIASLPEEERRQVAALPSTLRPVADGEIVLRHGEAASRCVFVVSGFLYQSRIVGDRSQILAFHVPGDMPCLHTLLVSPMDADLVALGPSIVGTVAHSQLRQLLDGSLPLTHAFWRETLIDAAISRQWIARLGAQAALPKVAHLICELAARLEVVGLLKDGCFQMPMTQRHVADACGLSIVHVNRTIQELRHRGLIAWEGSEIELLQPEQLRQLADFTPDYLT, from the coding sequence ATGCCGCATCCGAAGTTCATCGCGCGTCTCCAGGCGATCGCAAGCCTGCCCGAGGAGGAGCGCCGGCAGGTCGCCGCCCTGCCATCCACGTTGCGGCCAGTCGCCGACGGCGAGATCGTGCTGCGCCACGGCGAGGCCGCTTCGCGCTGCGTCTTCGTCGTGAGCGGCTTTCTCTACCAGTCGCGCATCGTCGGCGACCGCAGCCAGATCCTTGCCTTCCACGTCCCCGGCGACATGCCGTGCCTGCACACGCTGCTGGTGTCGCCGATGGATGCGGATCTCGTCGCCCTCGGACCGAGCATCGTCGGCACCGTCGCGCACAGCCAGCTCCGTCAGTTGCTCGACGGCTCGCTCCCTTTGACCCACGCATTCTGGCGCGAGACGCTGATCGATGCGGCGATCTCACGGCAATGGATCGCCCGCCTCGGTGCCCAGGCGGCGCTGCCAAAAGTTGCGCACCTCATCTGCGAGCTCGCTGCAAGGCTGGAGGTGGTCGGCCTTCTCAAGGACGGCTGCTTCCAGATGCCGATGACGCAGCGGCACGTCGCCGACGCCTGCGGCCTGTCGATCGTCCACGTCAATCGCACCATTCAGGAATTGAGGCATCGCGGATTGATCGCCTGGGAGGGCAGCGAGATCGAGCTGCTGCAACCCGAGCAGCTGCGCCAGCTTGCGGATTTCACGCCCGACTATCTGACCTGA
- a CDS encoding Crp/Fnr family transcriptional regulator, with translation MEKAHDVLIRNLCEHTALAEEDLAEIRALTFTQRDLEPNEDFIRQGDEPEHSVLVVSGMVARYHLLGSGRRQYLAFHLTGDLPDAQGLFIDQMDHGLSALGPALVAFIPHRELFVAFRRRPTFGLAVWRETLLDAAIFREAITNNSARPMQTRMAHLFCELFYRARAAQLVRGNRCRVPISLAQLGETLGMAIATVNRSLAELRRSEVMDLRDGELIVMKWRELQRLGGFNPTYLHLKRQSSPRM, from the coding sequence ATGGAAAAAGCTCACGACGTGCTGATCCGGAACCTGTGCGAGCACACCGCGCTCGCCGAGGAGGATCTTGCTGAAATTCGCGCGCTCACCTTCACCCAGCGCGATCTCGAACCGAATGAGGACTTCATCCGGCAAGGCGACGAACCCGAGCATTCGGTGCTGGTCGTCTCCGGCATGGTCGCGCGCTACCATCTGCTCGGCAGCGGGCGGCGGCAATATCTTGCCTTCCACCTCACCGGCGACCTGCCGGATGCGCAGGGCCTGTTCATCGACCAGATGGACCACGGATTGAGCGCGCTGGGGCCAGCCTTGGTCGCCTTCATTCCGCATCGCGAATTGTTCGTCGCCTTTCGGCGGCGGCCGACATTCGGGTTGGCGGTCTGGCGCGAGACGCTGCTCGATGCCGCGATCTTTCGCGAGGCCATCACCAACAACAGCGCCCGGCCGATGCAGACGCGCATGGCGCACCTGTTCTGCGAGCTGTTCTACCGCGCCCGTGCCGCGCAGCTCGTTCGCGGCAATCGCTGCCGCGTGCCGATCAGCCTGGCGCAGCTTGGCGAGACGCTGGGCATGGCGATCGCGACCGTGAACCGGTCGCTCGCCGAGCTGAGGCGGAGCGAGGTCATGGATCTGCGCGACGGCGAGCTGATCGTGATGAAATGGCGTGAATTGCAGCGGCTCGGGGGTTTCAATCCAACTTATCTGCACCTGAAGCGTCAGTCGTCGCCCCGGATGTAG
- a CDS encoding Crp/Fnr family transcriptional regulator yields MTGRPQNDLLRQLTSRDFEFLAPSLQPVDVEAGHVLHHAGDTVAAVHFPCGPALVSFAVPVEDDREVESLLVGREGAVGVAAGCNPSLAYSRVVVKLGGTLVRLPLRALEQAQQRSTALQEIFSRYADCQFAQLLQTAACNATHSIEQRAAKWIISTQERIGQAEIPLTHEQLAGMLGVSRSYASRVIQMFKARRILATRRGAILILDAPALDARACCCNDWVKKHFDEVLGAATAGG; encoded by the coding sequence GTGACCGGTCGGCCTCAGAACGATCTGCTGCGGCAGCTCACCTCCAGAGATTTCGAATTTCTCGCACCTTCCCTGCAGCCGGTCGACGTCGAGGCGGGCCACGTCCTGCATCACGCCGGCGACACGGTGGCTGCGGTTCATTTCCCCTGCGGTCCCGCGCTGGTGTCCTTCGCCGTGCCGGTCGAGGATGACCGCGAGGTCGAGAGCCTGCTGGTCGGACGCGAGGGCGCGGTGGGCGTCGCCGCCGGCTGCAATCCTTCGCTGGCCTATTCCCGCGTCGTCGTGAAGCTGGGCGGCACGCTGGTCCGTCTGCCGCTGCGCGCGCTCGAACAGGCGCAGCAGAGGTCGACCGCGCTGCAGGAGATCTTCTCGCGCTATGCCGACTGCCAGTTCGCGCAATTGCTGCAGACCGCGGCCTGCAACGCCACGCATTCGATCGAGCAGCGCGCCGCCAAGTGGATCATCTCCACGCAGGAACGTATCGGCCAGGCCGAGATTCCCCTCACCCACGAGCAACTGGCCGGCATGCTGGGCGTCTCGCGCAGCTATGCCAGCCGCGTCATCCAGATGTTCAAGGCAAGGCGCATCCTCGCCACCCGCCGCGGTGCCATCCTGATCCTCGACGCGCCGGCGCTCGACGCCAGGGCCTGCTGCTGCAACGATTGGGTGAAGAAGCATTTTGACGAAGTGCTGGGTGCTGCGACCGCCGGTGGCTGA
- a CDS encoding alcohol dehydrogenase, whose protein sequence is MALMRRQSLVKFDAPLCETIVDTPKPKGAEVLVRIERCGLCHSDLHIQDGYADLGGGKKLDTTRGMTLPFTLGHEIAGVVDEVGPDVPAGLVGAKKAVFPWIGCGQCRDCANGDENLCVKQRFLGVSIDGGFATHVLVPDAKYLLDYDPLPVNQAATLMCSGVTAYGALKRLVDRPRQRNLLLIGLGGVGMMGLSFAQAMFKQPITVADLSPAARDTALKNGAAVAYDPSEPDVIKRILKETEGGFDEIVDFAGNEKSMAFAVAVAARGGKIVVSGLMGGQFTLPMVQWVYKRMTIEGFMVGTLAEAHELMALARAGKIKPTPMREEPMGDVQKWIDALRAGKVVGRIVLKN, encoded by the coding sequence ATGGCGCTGATGCGCAGGCAGTCCCTGGTCAAGTTCGACGCGCCCTTGTGCGAGACCATCGTCGACACGCCGAAGCCGAAAGGCGCCGAGGTTCTGGTGCGCATCGAGCGCTGCGGCCTCTGCCATTCCGACCTGCACATCCAGGATGGCTATGCCGATCTCGGCGGCGGCAAGAAGCTCGACACCACGCGCGGTATGACGTTGCCCTTCACGCTGGGCCACGAGATCGCGGGCGTGGTCGACGAAGTCGGCCCGGACGTTCCCGCCGGCCTCGTCGGCGCCAAGAAGGCGGTGTTTCCCTGGATCGGCTGCGGCCAGTGCCGCGATTGCGCCAATGGCGACGAGAACCTTTGCGTGAAGCAGCGCTTCCTCGGCGTCTCCATCGACGGCGGCTTTGCCACCCACGTGCTGGTGCCCGACGCAAAATACCTGCTCGACTACGATCCCCTGCCCGTCAACCAGGCCGCGACGCTGATGTGCTCGGGCGTCACCGCCTATGGCGCGCTCAAGCGCCTGGTCGACCGTCCGCGCCAGCGCAACCTCCTGCTGATCGGCCTTGGCGGCGTCGGCATGATGGGGCTGTCGTTCGCGCAGGCGATGTTCAAGCAGCCGATCACGGTCGCCGACCTTTCGCCGGCCGCCCGGGATACCGCGCTGAAGAACGGCGCGGCGGTCGCTTACGACCCGTCCGAGCCCGACGTGATCAAGCGCATCCTGAAGGAGACCGAAGGCGGATTCGACGAGATCGTCGATTTCGCCGGCAATGAGAAGTCGATGGCTTTTGCGGTCGCCGTTGCCGCACGCGGCGGCAAGATCGTGGTCTCCGGCCTGATGGGCGGCCAGTTCACGCTGCCGATGGTGCAGTGGGTCTACAAGCGCATGACCATCGAGGGCTTCATGGTCGGCACGCTCGCGGAAGCCCACGAGCTGATGGCGCTGGCGCGCGCCGGCAAGATCAAGCCGACGCCGATGCGCGAGGAACCGATGGGCGACGTCCAGAAATGGATCGACGCGCTTCGCGCCGGCAAGGTCGTCGGCCGCATCGTGCTGAAGAACTGA
- the rsmA gene encoding 16S rRNA (adenine(1518)-N(6)/adenine(1519)-N(6))-dimethyltransferase RsmA: protein MSAIDALPPLREVIRQHALSARKSLGQNFLLDLNLTARIARAAAPLEDSTIVEIGPGPGGLTRALLALGARRVIAIEHDDRAIPALQDISARYPGRLEIVHGDAMSFDPRPLLNGETAKIVANLPYNIATQLLIKWLTTEPWPPWYEMMVLMFQREVGERIVAHEDEEAYGRLGVLANWRCETKILFDIAPAAFVPPPKVTSSVVRLKPRAEPLPCDRRLLEQVAAAAFGQRRKMLRQSLKSLGVDPARLAEAAGVEATRRAETIPISGFVAMARELANIRSEAE from the coding sequence ATGAGCGCGATCGACGCCCTCCCGCCGCTGCGCGAGGTCATTCGCCAGCACGCGCTGTCGGCGCGGAAATCGCTCGGTCAGAACTTTCTGCTCGACCTCAATCTCACCGCCCGCATCGCCCGTGCGGCAGCACCGCTGGAAGACTCCACCATCGTCGAGATCGGCCCGGGGCCCGGCGGGCTGACGCGCGCGCTGCTTGCGCTCGGTGCAAGGCGCGTCATCGCCATCGAGCATGACGACCGCGCGATCCCTGCCTTGCAGGATATTTCCGCGCGCTATCCTGGCAGGCTCGAGATCGTGCATGGCGATGCCATGAGCTTCGACCCGCGCCCGCTGCTCAATGGCGAAACAGCAAAGATCGTCGCCAACCTGCCCTACAACATTGCGACTCAGCTCCTGATCAAGTGGCTGACCACCGAGCCTTGGCCGCCCTGGTACGAGATGATGGTGCTGATGTTCCAGCGCGAGGTGGGTGAGCGCATCGTGGCGCACGAGGACGAGGAGGCCTACGGCCGGCTCGGCGTGCTCGCCAACTGGCGCTGCGAGACCAAGATCCTGTTCGACATCGCGCCAGCGGCCTTCGTGCCGCCGCCGAAGGTCACCTCCTCCGTCGTGCGCCTCAAGCCGCGCGCAGAGCCGCTGCCGTGCGATCGCAGGCTGCTCGAACAGGTCGCAGCCGCCGCCTTCGGCCAGCGCCGCAAGATGCTGCGGCAAAGCCTGAAGTCGCTCGGCGTCGATCCGGCGCGGCTTGCAGAGGCCGCCGGCGTCGAGGCGACGCGGCGCGCCGAGACCATTCCGATCTCGGGCTTTGTTGCCATGGCGCGTGAATTGGCGAATATACGCAGCGAAGCTGAGTAA
- the pdxA gene encoding 4-hydroxythreonine-4-phosphate dehydrogenase PdxA: MAHREAKPLPLPLALTLGEPAGIGPDITIAAWLRRRELNLPAFYLLGDEALIARRAKALAAALGAAIRTAAVSPGEAASAFTDALPVVATGEHATAEPGKPDASSAPAALASIRQAVTDVREGRAGAVVTNPIAKSVLYRAGFRHPGHTEFLAELAAENGRVPQPVMMLWSPRLAVVPVTIHVSMRDALAQLTSELIVSTVRIVARELKSRFPIARPRIAISGLNPHAGEDGSLGHEEQTVIAPALRTLRADGIEAKGPLPADTMFHEAARSSYDCAVCMYHDQALIPIKTIAFDDAVNVTLGLPFIRTSPDHGTAFDIAGTGKANPASLIAALQLASRMAASQS; encoded by the coding sequence ATGGCTCATCGCGAAGCAAAGCCGCTGCCCCTTCCCCTTGCCCTGACCCTGGGAGAGCCGGCCGGCATCGGCCCCGACATCACGATCGCGGCCTGGCTGAGGCGCCGTGAGCTGAACCTGCCCGCGTTCTACCTGCTCGGCGACGAGGCGCTGATCGCGCGGCGCGCCAAGGCGCTCGCCGCCGCGCTGGGGGCCGCTATCAGGACCGCGGCGGTGAGTCCCGGCGAAGCCGCTTCCGCCTTCACCGATGCCCTGCCCGTGGTTGCCACCGGCGAGCATGCGACCGCCGAGCCCGGCAAGCCGGATGCATCGAGCGCACCGGCCGCGCTTGCCTCGATCCGCCAAGCGGTCACCGATGTCCGCGAGGGCCGCGCCGGCGCCGTCGTCACCAATCCGATCGCCAAGAGCGTGCTCTACCGCGCAGGCTTCCGTCATCCCGGCCACACCGAATTCCTCGCCGAGCTCGCCGCAGAGAACGGGCGCGTGCCGCAGCCGGTGATGATGCTGTGGTCGCCGCGGCTCGCCGTGGTGCCCGTGACCATCCATGTCTCGATGCGCGATGCCCTGGCCCAGCTCACCAGCGAGCTGATCGTCTCGACCGTGCGCATCGTCGCGCGCGAGCTGAAATCCCGATTCCCAATCGCGCGGCCGCGCATCGCGATCTCCGGCCTCAATCCGCATGCCGGCGAAGACGGCTCGCTCGGCCATGAGGAGCAGACCGTCATCGCCCCGGCGCTGAGGACGCTGCGCGCCGACGGCATCGAAGCGAAGGGCCCGCTGCCCGCCGACACCATGTTCCACGAGGCCGCACGCAGCAGCTATGACTGCGCCGTCTGCATGTATCACGACCAGGCGCTGATCCCGATCAAGACCATCGCCTTCGACGACGCGGTGAATGTCACGCTCGGCCTGCCTTTCATCCGCACCTCGCCCGATCACGGCACCGCCTTCGACATCGCCGGCACCGGCAAAGCCAATCCGGCGAGCCTGATCGCGGCACTTCAGCTTGCCAGCCGCATGGCGGCTTCGCAAAGTTGA
- a CDS encoding SurA N-terminal domain-containing protein, giving the protein MTTSLPAFRLLLAIGAALVLNGLPSPSRAQNIVVMVNGDPITDFDIEQRSKLDQLTTQKTPGRQDVINELIDDKVKLKEGKKYGVDPGVSDINQSYEGMAQRMRISPEQLTKSLESKGVRPETLKGRMKAEMVWTSLVRGRFKEKLLVGERDVAQAVQAQTGDKLQIEGTEYKMQPIVLIVPRGSSAAFLETRKKEAEAYRARVGSCEEANSLFRSTPNATIRDSVTKTTAELPEALRKVLDDTPIGHLTAPETTKNGIEMVVLCARKPTMIDTPKKREVREKMYQEKYEKTQKAYLDELRKAAMIEYRNR; this is encoded by the coding sequence ATGACGACCTCATTGCCCGCCTTCCGCCTCCTGCTGGCCATCGGTGCCGCCCTGGTCCTGAACGGACTACCCTCGCCGTCGCGCGCGCAGAACATCGTCGTCATGGTCAACGGCGATCCGATCACCGATTTCGACATCGAGCAGCGCTCCAAGCTCGACCAGCTGACGACGCAGAAGACCCCGGGCCGGCAGGACGTCATCAACGAGCTGATCGACGACAAGGTCAAGCTCAAGGAAGGCAAGAAGTACGGGGTCGATCCCGGCGTCTCCGACATCAACCAGTCCTACGAGGGCATGGCGCAGCGCATGCGCATCTCGCCGGAGCAGCTCACCAAATCGCTCGAATCCAAAGGCGTGCGCCCGGAAACGCTGAAGGGCCGCATGAAGGCCGAGATGGTCTGGACCAGCCTCGTGCGCGGCCGCTTCAAGGAGAAGCTGCTGGTCGGCGAGCGCGACGTCGCACAGGCCGTGCAGGCCCAGACCGGCGACAAGCTGCAGATCGAAGGCACCGAATACAAGATGCAGCCGATCGTGCTGATCGTGCCGCGCGGCTCGTCCGCGGCGTTCCTGGAGACCAGGAAGAAGGAAGCCGAGGCCTATCGCGCGCGCGTCGGAAGCTGCGAGGAAGCCAATTCGCTGTTCCGCTCGACGCCGAACGCCACCATTCGCGACAGCGTCACCAAGACCACCGCCGAATTGCCCGAGGCGCTGCGCAAGGTCCTCGACGATACCCCGATCGGCCACCTGACCGCGCCCGAGACGACCAAGAACGGCATCGAGATGGTGGTGCTGTGCGCGCGCAAGCCGACCATGATCGACACGCCGAAGAAGCGCGAGGTTCGCGAGAAGATGTATCAGGAGAAATACGAGAAGACCCAGAAGGCCTATCTCGACGAGCTCCGCAAGGCGGCGATGATCGAGTATCGCAATCGCTGA
- a CDS encoding LPS-assembly protein LptD, whose product MTAVQRGLVSRLTRRTLVRANGIGVSVRRLLLAAVTAASLGGLMDAALVAPASAQSFTYNPLPPRPKPPKAANDNQMLVQATEVDYDYNNSRVSAVGNVQLFYNGTSVEADKVIYDQKTKRLHAEGNIRMTDADGKITYAEILDLSDDYRDGFVDSLRVDTADQPRMAASRADRSSGNYTVFENGVYTACAPCKDDPKKPPLWQVKGARIIHDQQEKMLYFETAQLEFFGVPLAYMPYFSTPDPTVKRKSGFLMPGYFPGTTNTGFGAEIPYYWAIAPDMDATITPRFMSRQGVLLQGEFRQRLIDGAYQIRAYGIDQLDPGAFAGLPGDRQFRGAVDTKGQFALNDKWVWGWDGVLMSDYYFFSDYRLYQYRDPLGSFLLLPTEALSQLYLTGVGNRSFFDARTMYWLSYSGNQSQVPIVYPVIDYSNVLNYPVFGGEFSYKTNFVNLSRDQAVFDPITTLANTNSLCTTASADPLARMPSQCLLRGFPGTYPRLTAEAQWRKSYTDPFGQIWTPFASLRADAINSSVSNQPGVSNYLPVGDTQAFRLMPTVGLEYRYPFINIQPWGSTTVEPIAQIIIRPNESYAGKLPNEDAQSMVFDTSNLFSVDKFSGYDRVEGGGRANVGVQSTTQFDKGGAVKVLFGQSYQLFGLNSFAVQDAINTGIDSGLDKPRSDYVASASYSPNSTYTFSVRSRMDEQTWNVQRFEAEGRANFNRWSVAVLYGNYAAQPELGYLPRREGILTSGSLKIANNWVVSGSARWDLEANKINQYVLGAGYVDDCFVLAANYVTSYSYSAGTTPPVLSHAFMFQIGLRTLATTSTTSSNSGLQ is encoded by the coding sequence GTGACTGCCGTCCAACGAGGGCTCGTGTCTCGTTTGACGCGGCGTACCTTGGTGCGCGCGAACGGGATCGGCGTGTCCGTCCGCAGGCTGCTGCTTGCCGCCGTCACGGCTGCCTCGCTCGGCGGGCTGATGGATGCTGCGCTCGTAGCCCCCGCCTCTGCCCAGAGCTTCACCTACAATCCGCTGCCGCCGCGCCCCAAGCCGCCGAAGGCCGCCAACGACAACCAGATGCTGGTTCAGGCGACCGAGGTCGACTACGACTACAATAATTCGCGCGTCTCCGCGGTCGGCAACGTTCAGCTGTTCTACAACGGCACCAGCGTCGAGGCCGACAAGGTCATCTACGACCAGAAGACCAAGCGGCTGCATGCCGAAGGCAACATCCGCATGACGGATGCCGACGGCAAGATCACCTATGCCGAGATCCTGGATCTCTCCGACGATTACCGCGACGGCTTCGTCGATTCGCTGCGCGTGGACACCGCCGACCAGCCCCGCATGGCGGCAAGCCGCGCCGACCGCTCCAGCGGCAACTACACGGTGTTCGAGAACGGCGTCTACACGGCCTGCGCGCCGTGTAAGGACGATCCGAAGAAGCCGCCGCTTTGGCAGGTCAAGGGTGCGCGCATCATCCACGACCAGCAGGAGAAGATGCTGTATTTCGAGACGGCCCAGCTCGAGTTCTTCGGCGTGCCGCTCGCCTACATGCCCTATTTCTCGACGCCCGACCCGACCGTGAAGCGCAAGAGCGGCTTCCTGATGCCGGGCTATTTCCCGGGCACGACCAACACCGGCTTCGGCGCCGAAATTCCCTACTACTGGGCGATCGCGCCCGACATGGACGCGACCATCACCCCCCGCTTCATGTCGCGCCAAGGCGTGCTGCTGCAGGGCGAGTTCCGGCAGCGCCTGATCGACGGCGCCTACCAGATCCGCGCCTATGGCATCGACCAGCTCGATCCCGGCGCGTTCGCCGGGCTGCCCGGCGACCGCCAGTTCCGCGGCGCCGTCGACACCAAGGGTCAGTTCGCGCTGAACGACAAATGGGTCTGGGGCTGGGACGGCGTCCTGATGTCCGACTATTATTTCTTCTCGGACTACCGCCTTTATCAGTACCGCGATCCGCTCGGCTCGTTCCTGCTGCTGCCGACGGAGGCGCTGTCGCAGCTCTATCTGACCGGCGTCGGCAACCGCAGCTTCTTCGACGCGCGCACGATGTACTGGCTGAGCTATTCGGGCAACCAGAGCCAGGTGCCGATCGTCTATCCGGTGATCGACTACTCCAACGTGCTCAACTATCCGGTCTTCGGCGGCGAGTTCAGCTACAAGACCAATTTCGTGAACCTGTCGCGTGACCAGGCGGTGTTCGATCCGATCACGACGCTCGCCAACACCAACAGCCTGTGCACGACGGCATCGGCCGATCCGCTCGCCCGCATGCCGTCGCAGTGCCTGTTGCGCGGCTTCCCCGGCACCTACCCCCGCCTCACCGCGGAAGCGCAGTGGCGCAAGTCCTACACCGATCCGTTCGGCCAGATCTGGACGCCGTTCGCCAGTCTGCGCGCCGACGCGATCAACTCGTCGGTCTCCAACCAACCGGGCGTATCGAACTATCTTCCGGTCGGCGATACCCAGGCGTTCCGCCTGATGCCGACCGTGGGCCTCGAATACCGCTATCCGTTCATCAACATCCAGCCCTGGGGATCGACCACGGTCGAGCCGATCGCGCAGATCATCATCCGGCCGAACGAGTCCTATGCCGGCAAGCTTCCGAACGAGGACGCCCAGAGCATGGTGTTCGACACCTCGAACCTGTTCAGCGTCGACAAGTTCTCCGGCTACGACCGCGTCGAGGGCGGCGGCCGCGCCAATGTCGGCGTGCAGTCCACCACGCAGTTCGACAAGGGCGGCGCCGTCAAGGTGCTGTTCGGCCAGTCCTACCAGCTGTTCGGCCTGAATTCCTTCGCGGTCCAGGACGCCATCAACACGGGCATCGATTCCGGCCTGGACAAGCCGCGTTCCGATTACGTGGCGAGCGCCAGCTACTCGCCCAACAGCACCTACACGTTCAGCGTCCGCTCCCGCATGGACGAGCAGACCTGGAACGTGCAGCGCTTCGAGGCGGAAGGCCGCGCCAACTTCAATCGCTGGTCGGTCGCCGTGCTGTACGGCAATTACGCAGCGCAGCCGGAACTCGGCTATCTGCCCCGCCGTGAGGGCATCCTGACCTCGGGATCGCTGAAGATCGCGAACAACTGGGTGGTGTCGGGCTCGGCGCGCTGGGACCTCGAGGCCAACAAGATCAACCAATATGTGCTCGGTGCCGGCTATGTCGACGATTGCTTCGTGCTGGCGGCGAACTATGTAACTTCGTATAGCTATTCTGCGGGCACCACGCCGCCCGTGCTGAGCCATGCGTTCATGTTCCAGATCGGCCTGCGCACGCTGGCGACGACGTCGACGACCAGCAGTAACTCCGGCCTCCAGTGA
- the lptG gene encoding LPS export ABC transporter permease LptG, with product MSMLTNTLGRYFAGRFVVAALGVFASIFLLLVLVDYIEMVRKTSGLASASALMVAETSLFRVPQLLEKLTPFCMLIGAMTCYLALSRRLELVVARAAGISAWQFISPALGSALLIGVIATVAYNPMSANLRELSKRMEAELFGSAPGGGIQDASGFWLNQVTSDGQTIINAARSEQQGIRLTGLTLFRFDPDQHFKERVEAREATLENGRWLFKGVRRFSLDAPPIDQASLEIPTTLTEAQVRNSFSTPETVSFWQLPSYIRSSESSGFATAGYRLQYQKLLAQPFLLAAMVMLAASVSLRFFRMGGVQKMVLSGVGAGFLLYVLSKVTEDLSKAELMHPIAAAWLPVVVGGLTGFLALLYQEDG from the coding sequence ATGAGCATGCTCACCAACACACTCGGGCGCTATTTCGCCGGCCGCTTCGTGGTCGCGGCGCTCGGCGTGTTCGCCAGCATCTTCCTGCTGCTGGTGCTGGTCGACTACATCGAGATGGTGCGCAAGACCTCAGGACTGGCATCGGCCTCCGCGCTCATGGTGGCCGAGACCTCGCTGTTCCGGGTGCCGCAGCTGCTGGAGAAGCTGACGCCGTTCTGCATGCTGATCGGCGCCATGACCTGCTATCTCGCCCTCTCTCGCCGATTGGAGCTGGTGGTCGCGCGCGCCGCCGGCATCTCCGCCTGGCAGTTCATCTCGCCGGCGCTCGGCAGCGCGCTGCTGATCGGCGTGATCGCCACCGTCGCCTACAATCCGATGTCGGCGAACTTGCGCGAGCTCTCCAAGCGCATGGAGGCCGAGCTGTTCGGCTCGGCGCCCGGCGGCGGCATCCAGGACGCCTCCGGCTTCTGGCTCAATCAGGTGACCAGCGACGGCCAGACCATCATCAATGCGGCGCGCAGCGAGCAGCAGGGCATCCGGCTGACCGGGCTCACGCTGTTCCGATTCGATCCGGACCAGCACTTCAAAGAACGGGTCGAGGCGCGCGAGGCGACGCTCGAGAACGGCCGCTGGCTGTTCAAGGGCGTCCGCCGCTTCTCGCTCGACGCGCCGCCGATCGACCAGGCCAGCCTGGAGATTCCGACGACGCTGACCGAGGCGCAGGTCCGCAACAGCTTTTCCACCCCCGAGACTGTGTCCTTTTGGCAACTACCGAGCTACATCCGCTCCTCCGAAAGCTCGGGCTTCGCGACAGCCGGATACCGACTCCAGTATCAAAAGCTTCTGGCTCAGCCGTTTTTGCTAGCGGCCATGGTGATGCTCGCGGCCTCCGTGTCGTTGCGCTTCTTCCGGATGGGCGGCGTGCAAAAGATGGTTTTGAGTGGCGTGGGCGCAGGCTTTCTGCTCTACGTCCTGTCGAAAGTAACTGAGGACTTGAGCAAGGCTGAGTTAATGCATCCGATCGCTGCGGCGTGGTTGCCCGTTGTAGTGGGCGGCCTCACCGGCTTTTTGGCCTTGCTCTATCAGGAGGACGGTTAG